A part of Pseudoliparis swirei isolate HS2019 ecotype Mariana Trench chromosome 8, NWPU_hadal_v1, whole genome shotgun sequence genomic DNA contains:
- the LOC130197870 gene encoding proenkephalin-A-like translates to MAAPAHSSCLWMLVLGACVSLVLGTECGKECALCVYRLLGQRSSFSSAPCSLECDGELDAQKLRLCRDFLLDEEVHIPLNADPHQPQERDAAGPAASDEDADAPSPEHLLAKKYGGFMKRYGGFMSRRSPSREGPALEDDEENARLEILKFLNDEHAGEGEGPGREAAKRYGGFMRRAGGGAAPGDLLEAVLGRGLKKRYGGFMRRVGRPEWLVDSSKSGGGVSKRAWEDGSELQKRYGGFMD, encoded by the exons ATGGCTGCCCCCGCACACAGCAGCTGCCTGTGGATGCTGGTTCTGGGCGCGTGCGTGTCGCTGGTGCTGGGCACGGAGTGCGGGAAGGAGTGCGCGCTGTGCGTGTACCGCCTGCTGGGCCAGCGGTCTAGTTTCTCCTCCGCG CCCTGCTCCCTCGAGTGTGACGGCGAGCTGGACGCCCAGAAGCTTCGCCTGTGCCGGGACTTCCTATTGGACGAGGAGGTCCACATTCCTCTGAACGCCGACCCCCATCAACCGCAGGAACGGGACGCCGCGGGTCCCGCGGCGTCCGACGAGGACGCCGACGCCCCGTCACCGGAGCACCTGCTGGCCAAGAAGTACGGCGGCTTCATGAAGCGCTACGGCGGCTTCATGTCCCGCCGCTCCCCGTCCCGAGAGGGGCCGGCGCTGGAGGACGACGAGGAGAACGCTCGCCTGGAGATCCTCAAGTTCCTCAACGATGAGCACGCCGGCGAGGGGGAAGGTCCGGGGCGGGAGGCCGCCAAGAGGTACGGGGGCTTCATGCGCCGggccggaggaggagcggcgCCGGGCGACCTGCTGGAGGCGGTGTTGGGCCGCGGGCTCAAGAAGCGCTACGGGGGCTTCATGCGGCGCGTGGGCCGGCCGGAGTGGCTGGTGGACAGCAGCAAGAGCGGGGGAGGGGTGTCGAAACGGGCCTGGGAGGACGGCAGCGAGCTGCAGAAGAGGTACGGGGGCTTCATGGACtag